A single region of the Kryptolebias marmoratus isolate JLee-2015 linkage group LG10, ASM164957v2, whole genome shotgun sequence genome encodes:
- the disp2 gene encoding protein dispatched homolog 2 isoform X2, whose translation MDETPVDEREIQQACQSEIPVVSLCPPEAQLPTLQSEGELCDSCSSLGRPSCSFQLYHQVPQRIQAGGRDSPPLRKCPRCGHLGPRRCHGCPPGGPSSGKARQTVRCRGLHGPGDGEARKAKQRHVVTVRYGGFYCLVKNYAQLIVECPVAVLLGCAAVLLGFSLAGLFVGPLPDFSDPLLGFEPRGTYLGVRRSSLTELRENTGPGRTLSLLPRRLGKRPAGDVFASRGGNGSQVPSGGRTKRMLAADLSPDSYLCAAPGERFAQLVFRSENSASLWSLKAIHAMCEMEQSRIRSQARFQDLCQQPASPEGEGTWRSGCCPSWSLGNYLALLSNASCCLSLTSQQVLESLNLLRKCALHYHRGDLVEACVERPNRGGCSAVPPRCKQTRAVFQILHFLVDKDFLGPQTVEYQIPTLKYSLLFLPVDKGEPMMEIYMKSLEGRDLTYNNTTITGIDFGIKKILFRYYLARDSIYPVLAVLSLLSTMALYLHSVLIVAVSLLAITASLLTSYFFYKVAFRLTFFPMVNFSAALILLGSCSNQVFIFSDFWNLQLTQNPSASLEKRVTRALQEMGYLILASGLTSSAAFFSGYLSSITAIRCFSVYLGTSSLVSSLLALVWLPCAFVLRERRGTAPLAAQAWKPCCSKGAGGLWDAGSRERCIFGAARKLRELKRALSDTSSLLFLKILPCGVVKFRYIWVCWFAVLAAGGTYMSCVDPGMKLPTLDSWVAQLFRSSHPFERYDAEYRHMFMFERQRSGEDRAVALTLVWGVKPTDNGDHFDPNSNSSLVFDPDFNMSRPEAQVWLRDLCRRVQNQSFYSPPAPESKDDTADNICLVEQLVSWVSVRPCSENDDALPFCCGDAPFPFPPGAFESCFAMMLAEKYAGGLPANGGGAYFQPDGRIAALVLAFRTTYLYSFNFSRTSVFYREILTWFNKEMSGAPPGLENGWFISQLALFDLQQSLSSETLLVAGFSVALTFVLFLSTTWNIPLSVYATVAVGGSVFVTIGLLVLLEWQLSGVEALFISSAAGLSVDFVANYCISYSLAPHSDKIGKVAHATKKMGCPVATVSAAFFFVGVAMLPATVLHFRKTGIFLFLVKCVACGFATFFFQSLCCFFGPRENCGTVALPCGPTRADAALAAYPEPSPASAANGAFGRARGGRSHDKEAAGYLYPEHRHQHRQKQAGGAGAEQYELQPLAYRLSDSFENSTYTSKLSNRPSVLSNEIEYCGGAENGTDRESDEVCGHRLGQQPPAVQTSSPYRGNSLRPAGLLQEDLATGRLLCKACMGQSVGGKQWSNTSCSSTSSIEETIISHTMETTDQPSVCKEENPTKESQGHDEELLSSSQSQSSCEGPEDSCDTCLSDADAGPSAPRRPEAELQPGRLNGRRDTLRLSLKEPVYEARASRGLEVVVLPNSKPDLPDVWIKRDGRREDAC comes from the exons ATGGACGAGACTCCTGTTGATGAGAGGGAAATCCAGCAGGCTTGTCAAAG CGAGATCCCGGTGGTGTCTCTGTGCCCCCCCGAGGCGCAGTTGCCGACGCTCCAGTCCGAAGGGGAGCTCTgcgacagctgcagcagcctcGGCAGGCCCTCCTGCTCCTTCCAGCTGTATCACCAG GTCCCCCAGCGCATTCAGGCCGGAGGCCGCGACTCCCCGCCGCTAAGGAAATGCCCGCGCTGCGGCCATCTTGGGCCGCGCCGGTGCCACGGCTGTCCCCCGGGCGGGCCCTCGTCGGGGAAGGCCCGGCAGACGGTGCGATGTCGCGGGCTGCACGGGCCGGGCGACGGCGAGGCGCGGAAGGCGAAGCAGAGGCACGTGGTGACAGTCAG GTACGGCGGCTTTTACTGCCTTGTTAAAAA CTACGCCCAGCTGATCGTGGAGTGTCCCGTAGCCGTCCTCCTGGGCTGCGCCGCGGTGTTGCTGGGCTTCTCCTTGGCTGGGCTGTTCGTCGGTCCTCTGCCGGACTTCTCTGACCCGCTGCTG GGCTTCGAGCCGCGGGGGACGTACCTCGGAGTCCGGCGGTCCAGTTTGACCGAGCTGCGGGAGAACACCGGCCCGGGGAGGACGCTGTCTCTTTTACCACGGCGGCTCGGCAAAAG ACCTGCAGGCGACGTGTTCGCCAGCCGGGGTGGTAACGGCAGTCAGGTCCCCTCCGGAGGTCGGACGAAGAGGATGCTGGCTGCAGATTTGTCTCCGGACTCTTACCTGTGTGCCGCTCCAG GCGAGCGCTTTGCCCAGCTGGTGTTCAGATCCGAAAACTCGGCCAGCCTCTGGAGCCTGAAGGCAATCCACGCCATGTGTGAGATGGAGCAGTCCAGG ATTCGCTCGCAGGCCCGGTTCCAGGACCTGTGCCAGCAGCCCGCGAGCCCGGAGGGCGAGGGAACGTGGAGGAGCGGCTGCTGTCCGAGCTGGTCTCTGGGGAATTACTTGGCGCTCCTCTCCAACGCCTCCTGCTGCCTCAGCCTCACCTCCCAGCAG GTCTTGGAGTCCCTAAACCTCCTCCGGAAATGCGCCCTGCACTATCACCGGGGGGATCTGGTGGAGGCCTGCGTGGAGCGGCCGAACCGCGGCGGCTGCTCCGCCGTGCCCCCCCGCTGCAAGCAGACCCGGGCCGTGTTCCAGATCCTGCACTTCCTCGTCGACAAGGACTTCCTCGGCCCGCAGACGGTGGAATACCAGATCCCGACGCTGAAGTACAGCCTTCTGTTTCTGCCCGTCGACAAAGGGGAGCCCATGATGGAGATATACATGAAGAGTCTGGAGGGCAGGGACCTGACGTACAACAACACAACCATCACCGGCATCGACTTCGGCATCAAGAAGATCCTGTTTAGATATTACCTGGCGAGAGACTCGATATACCCCGTCCTAGCGGTTTTGTCTCTTCTGTCCACCATGGCTTTATATCTCCACTCTGTCCTCATTGTAGCAGTGTCTCTTCTAGCGATCACTGCTTCACTTCTAACCTCGTATTTCTTCTACAAGGTCGCGTTTCGCCTGACTTTCTTCCCCATGGTCAACTTCTCGGCAGCTCTGATTCTCTTGGGAAGCTGCTCCAAccaggtttttatcttttctgacTTCTGGAACCTGCAGCTGACCCAGAACCCCTCGGCCTCCCTGGAGAAGAGAGTGACCCGAGCGCTGCAGGAAATGGGCTACCTGATTTTGGCGTCAGGGCTGACCTCCAGCGCGGCGTTCTTCTCCGGTTACCTCAGCAGCATCACGGCGATCAGATGCTTCTCCGTCTACCTCGGCACGTCCTCGCTCGTCAGCTCGCTGCTGGCCCTGGTGTGGCTGCCGTGCGCGTTCGTTCTGCGCGAGCGCCGCGGCACTGCGCCGCTGGCGGCGCAGGCGTGGAAGCCCTGCTGCTCCAAAGGCGCCGGCGGCCTGTGGGACGCGGGCTCGCGCGAGCGCTGCATCTTTGGCGCGGCGCGGAAGCTGCGGGAGCTGAAGCGGGCCCTCTCGGACACGTCCAGCTTGTTGTTCCTGAAAATCCTGCCGTGCGGGGTTGTCAAGTTTCGCTACATCTGGGTGTGCTGGTTCGCCGTGCTTGCCGCCGGGGGCACGTACATGTCCTGCGTCGACCCGGGCATGAAGCTGCCCACCCTGGATAGCTGGGTCGCCCAGCTGTTCCGCTCCAGCCACCCGTTTGAGAGGTACGACGCCGAGTATCGCCACATGTTCATGTTCGAAAGGCAGAGGAGCGGGGAGGACCGAGCCGTGGCGCTGACGCTGGTCTGGGGCGTCAAGCCGACTGATAACGGGGATCACTTTGACCCGAACAGCAACAGCTCTTTGGTTTTCGACCCGGACTTCAACATGAGTCGGCCTGAAGCTCAGGTTTGGTTGAGGGACCTGTGTAGACGGGTCCAGAACCAGAGCTTTTATTCCCCGCCGGCGCCGGAGAGCAAAGATGACACAGCGGATAATATCTGTCTTGTGGAGCAGCTGGTGAGCTGGGTCTCTGTCAGGCCGTGCTCAGAAAACGACGACGCCCTTCCGTTCTGCTGTGGCGACGCCCCGTTCCCTTTCCCCCCCGGCGCCTTCGAGAGCTGCTTCGCCATGATGCTGGCAGAGAAGTACGCCGGGGGCCTGCCGGCGAACGGCGGGGGGGCGTACTTCCAGCCGGACGGCAGGATCGCCGCCCTGGTGCTGGCGTTCAGAACCACGTACCTCTACAGCTTCAACTTCAGCCGAACCAGCGTGTTTTACAGGGAGATCCTGACGTGGTTCAACAAAGAGATGTCCGGAGCGCCACCGGGCCTGGAGAACGGCTGGTTCATCAGCCAGCTGGCGCTCTTCGACCTGCAGCAGTCTTTAAGCTCAGAGACGCTGCTTGTAGCTGGCTTCTCTGTAGCGCTCACGTTCGTTTTGTTCCTTTCAACTACCTGGAATATTCCGCTGAGCGTCTACGCCACTGTCGCTGTCGGCGGGAGCGTGTTCGTCACCATCGGCCTCCTTGTCCTTCTGGAGTGGCAGCTGAGTGGCGTGGAGGCTCTGTTTATCTCCTCGGCCGCGGGCCTGTCTGTCGACTTTGTGGCGAATTACTGCATCTCCTACAGCCTGGCTCCTCATTCGGACAAAATCGGGAAAGTCGCGCACGCCACTAAAAAGATGGGCTGTCCCGTGGCGACCGTTTCCGCGGCGTTCTTCTTCGTGGGGGTCGCCATGCTGCCCGCCACCGTCCTGCATTTCAGGAAAACGGGcatcttcctgtttctggtgaaGTGCGTGGCGTGCGGCTTCGCCACCTTCTTCTTCCAGTCCCTGTGCTGTTTCTTCGGCCCCAGGGAAAACTGCGGCACGGTGGCGCTGCCGTGCGGCCCCACGCGGGCGGACGCCGCCCTGGCCGCTTACCCGGAGCCCTCGCCGGCTTCGGCCGCCAACGGGGCCTTCGGCAGAGCCAGGGGGGGACGGAGCCACGACAAAGAGGCGGCCGGTTACCTTTACCCCGAGCACCGGCACCAGCACCGACAGAAGCAGGCCGGGGGCGCGGGGGCGGAGCAGTACGAGCTGCAGCCGCTGGCCTATCGCCTGAGCGACAGCTTTGAGAACAGCACGTACACCAGCAAGCTGTCCAACCGGCCCTCCGTGCTCTCGAACGAGATCGAGTACTGCGGCGGCGCCGAGAATGGCACGGACAGGGAGAGCGACGAGGTGTGCGGCCATCGTTTGGGTCAGCAGCCGCCGGCCGTCCAGACCTCGTCTCCTTACAGAGGAAACAGCCTCCGCCCTGCTGGCCTGCTGCAGGAAGACCTCGCTACGGGAAGGCTGCTGTGTAAAGCCTGCATGGGCCAGTCGGTCGGGGGGAAGCAGTGGAGCAACACCTCCTGCTCCTCGACCTCGAGCATCGAGGAGACCATAATCAGCCACACAATGGAGACCACCGACCAGCCGTCCGTCTGCAAGGAGGAAAACCCCACAAAGGAGAGTCAAGGTCACGACGAagagctcctctcctcctcccagtCTCAGAGCTCCTGCGAGGGTCCGGAGGACTCCTGCGACACGTGTCTGAGCGACGCCGACGCAGGACCCTCCGCCCCGCGGCGCCCCGAGGCCGAGCTCCAGCCAGGGCGCCTCAACGGCAGGCGGGACACGCTGAGGCTGTCGCTGAAGGAGCCCGTTTACGAGGCGCGCGCCAGCCGCGGCTTGGAGGTGGTTGTACTGCCCAACAGCAAACCCGATTTGCCGGACGTCTGGATCAAGCGAGACGGGCGCCGGGAGGACGCATGCTGA
- the disp2 gene encoding protein dispatched homolog 2 isoform X1: protein MDETPVDEREIQQACQSEIPVVSLCPPEAQLPTLQSEGELCDSCSSLGRPSCSFQLYHQVPQRIQAGGRDSPPLRKCPRCGHLGPRRCHGCPPGGPSSGKARQTVRCRGLHGPGDGEARKAKQRHVVTVRYGGFYCLVKNYAQLIVECPVAVLLGCAAVLLGFSLAGLFVGPLPDFSDPLLGFEPRGTYLGVRRSSLTELRENTGPGRTLSLLPRRLGKSRPAGDVFASRGGNGSQVPSGGRTKRMLAADLSPDSYLCAAPGERFAQLVFRSENSASLWSLKAIHAMCEMEQSRIRSQARFQDLCQQPASPEGEGTWRSGCCPSWSLGNYLALLSNASCCLSLTSQQVLESLNLLRKCALHYHRGDLVEACVERPNRGGCSAVPPRCKQTRAVFQILHFLVDKDFLGPQTVEYQIPTLKYSLLFLPVDKGEPMMEIYMKSLEGRDLTYNNTTITGIDFGIKKILFRYYLARDSIYPVLAVLSLLSTMALYLHSVLIVAVSLLAITASLLTSYFFYKVAFRLTFFPMVNFSAALILLGSCSNQVFIFSDFWNLQLTQNPSASLEKRVTRALQEMGYLILASGLTSSAAFFSGYLSSITAIRCFSVYLGTSSLVSSLLALVWLPCAFVLRERRGTAPLAAQAWKPCCSKGAGGLWDAGSRERCIFGAARKLRELKRALSDTSSLLFLKILPCGVVKFRYIWVCWFAVLAAGGTYMSCVDPGMKLPTLDSWVAQLFRSSHPFERYDAEYRHMFMFERQRSGEDRAVALTLVWGVKPTDNGDHFDPNSNSSLVFDPDFNMSRPEAQVWLRDLCRRVQNQSFYSPPAPESKDDTADNICLVEQLVSWVSVRPCSENDDALPFCCGDAPFPFPPGAFESCFAMMLAEKYAGGLPANGGGAYFQPDGRIAALVLAFRTTYLYSFNFSRTSVFYREILTWFNKEMSGAPPGLENGWFISQLALFDLQQSLSSETLLVAGFSVALTFVLFLSTTWNIPLSVYATVAVGGSVFVTIGLLVLLEWQLSGVEALFISSAAGLSVDFVANYCISYSLAPHSDKIGKVAHATKKMGCPVATVSAAFFFVGVAMLPATVLHFRKTGIFLFLVKCVACGFATFFFQSLCCFFGPRENCGTVALPCGPTRADAALAAYPEPSPASAANGAFGRARGGRSHDKEAAGYLYPEHRHQHRQKQAGGAGAEQYELQPLAYRLSDSFENSTYTSKLSNRPSVLSNEIEYCGGAENGTDRESDEVCGHRLGQQPPAVQTSSPYRGNSLRPAGLLQEDLATGRLLCKACMGQSVGGKQWSNTSCSSTSSIEETIISHTMETTDQPSVCKEENPTKESQGHDEELLSSSQSQSSCEGPEDSCDTCLSDADAGPSAPRRPEAELQPGRLNGRRDTLRLSLKEPVYEARASRGLEVVVLPNSKPDLPDVWIKRDGRREDAC, encoded by the exons ATGGACGAGACTCCTGTTGATGAGAGGGAAATCCAGCAGGCTTGTCAAAG CGAGATCCCGGTGGTGTCTCTGTGCCCCCCCGAGGCGCAGTTGCCGACGCTCCAGTCCGAAGGGGAGCTCTgcgacagctgcagcagcctcGGCAGGCCCTCCTGCTCCTTCCAGCTGTATCACCAG GTCCCCCAGCGCATTCAGGCCGGAGGCCGCGACTCCCCGCCGCTAAGGAAATGCCCGCGCTGCGGCCATCTTGGGCCGCGCCGGTGCCACGGCTGTCCCCCGGGCGGGCCCTCGTCGGGGAAGGCCCGGCAGACGGTGCGATGTCGCGGGCTGCACGGGCCGGGCGACGGCGAGGCGCGGAAGGCGAAGCAGAGGCACGTGGTGACAGTCAG GTACGGCGGCTTTTACTGCCTTGTTAAAAA CTACGCCCAGCTGATCGTGGAGTGTCCCGTAGCCGTCCTCCTGGGCTGCGCCGCGGTGTTGCTGGGCTTCTCCTTGGCTGGGCTGTTCGTCGGTCCTCTGCCGGACTTCTCTGACCCGCTGCTG GGCTTCGAGCCGCGGGGGACGTACCTCGGAGTCCGGCGGTCCAGTTTGACCGAGCTGCGGGAGAACACCGGCCCGGGGAGGACGCTGTCTCTTTTACCACGGCGGCTCGGCAAAAG CAGACCTGCAGGCGACGTGTTCGCCAGCCGGGGTGGTAACGGCAGTCAGGTCCCCTCCGGAGGTCGGACGAAGAGGATGCTGGCTGCAGATTTGTCTCCGGACTCTTACCTGTGTGCCGCTCCAG GCGAGCGCTTTGCCCAGCTGGTGTTCAGATCCGAAAACTCGGCCAGCCTCTGGAGCCTGAAGGCAATCCACGCCATGTGTGAGATGGAGCAGTCCAGG ATTCGCTCGCAGGCCCGGTTCCAGGACCTGTGCCAGCAGCCCGCGAGCCCGGAGGGCGAGGGAACGTGGAGGAGCGGCTGCTGTCCGAGCTGGTCTCTGGGGAATTACTTGGCGCTCCTCTCCAACGCCTCCTGCTGCCTCAGCCTCACCTCCCAGCAG GTCTTGGAGTCCCTAAACCTCCTCCGGAAATGCGCCCTGCACTATCACCGGGGGGATCTGGTGGAGGCCTGCGTGGAGCGGCCGAACCGCGGCGGCTGCTCCGCCGTGCCCCCCCGCTGCAAGCAGACCCGGGCCGTGTTCCAGATCCTGCACTTCCTCGTCGACAAGGACTTCCTCGGCCCGCAGACGGTGGAATACCAGATCCCGACGCTGAAGTACAGCCTTCTGTTTCTGCCCGTCGACAAAGGGGAGCCCATGATGGAGATATACATGAAGAGTCTGGAGGGCAGGGACCTGACGTACAACAACACAACCATCACCGGCATCGACTTCGGCATCAAGAAGATCCTGTTTAGATATTACCTGGCGAGAGACTCGATATACCCCGTCCTAGCGGTTTTGTCTCTTCTGTCCACCATGGCTTTATATCTCCACTCTGTCCTCATTGTAGCAGTGTCTCTTCTAGCGATCACTGCTTCACTTCTAACCTCGTATTTCTTCTACAAGGTCGCGTTTCGCCTGACTTTCTTCCCCATGGTCAACTTCTCGGCAGCTCTGATTCTCTTGGGAAGCTGCTCCAAccaggtttttatcttttctgacTTCTGGAACCTGCAGCTGACCCAGAACCCCTCGGCCTCCCTGGAGAAGAGAGTGACCCGAGCGCTGCAGGAAATGGGCTACCTGATTTTGGCGTCAGGGCTGACCTCCAGCGCGGCGTTCTTCTCCGGTTACCTCAGCAGCATCACGGCGATCAGATGCTTCTCCGTCTACCTCGGCACGTCCTCGCTCGTCAGCTCGCTGCTGGCCCTGGTGTGGCTGCCGTGCGCGTTCGTTCTGCGCGAGCGCCGCGGCACTGCGCCGCTGGCGGCGCAGGCGTGGAAGCCCTGCTGCTCCAAAGGCGCCGGCGGCCTGTGGGACGCGGGCTCGCGCGAGCGCTGCATCTTTGGCGCGGCGCGGAAGCTGCGGGAGCTGAAGCGGGCCCTCTCGGACACGTCCAGCTTGTTGTTCCTGAAAATCCTGCCGTGCGGGGTTGTCAAGTTTCGCTACATCTGGGTGTGCTGGTTCGCCGTGCTTGCCGCCGGGGGCACGTACATGTCCTGCGTCGACCCGGGCATGAAGCTGCCCACCCTGGATAGCTGGGTCGCCCAGCTGTTCCGCTCCAGCCACCCGTTTGAGAGGTACGACGCCGAGTATCGCCACATGTTCATGTTCGAAAGGCAGAGGAGCGGGGAGGACCGAGCCGTGGCGCTGACGCTGGTCTGGGGCGTCAAGCCGACTGATAACGGGGATCACTTTGACCCGAACAGCAACAGCTCTTTGGTTTTCGACCCGGACTTCAACATGAGTCGGCCTGAAGCTCAGGTTTGGTTGAGGGACCTGTGTAGACGGGTCCAGAACCAGAGCTTTTATTCCCCGCCGGCGCCGGAGAGCAAAGATGACACAGCGGATAATATCTGTCTTGTGGAGCAGCTGGTGAGCTGGGTCTCTGTCAGGCCGTGCTCAGAAAACGACGACGCCCTTCCGTTCTGCTGTGGCGACGCCCCGTTCCCTTTCCCCCCCGGCGCCTTCGAGAGCTGCTTCGCCATGATGCTGGCAGAGAAGTACGCCGGGGGCCTGCCGGCGAACGGCGGGGGGGCGTACTTCCAGCCGGACGGCAGGATCGCCGCCCTGGTGCTGGCGTTCAGAACCACGTACCTCTACAGCTTCAACTTCAGCCGAACCAGCGTGTTTTACAGGGAGATCCTGACGTGGTTCAACAAAGAGATGTCCGGAGCGCCACCGGGCCTGGAGAACGGCTGGTTCATCAGCCAGCTGGCGCTCTTCGACCTGCAGCAGTCTTTAAGCTCAGAGACGCTGCTTGTAGCTGGCTTCTCTGTAGCGCTCACGTTCGTTTTGTTCCTTTCAACTACCTGGAATATTCCGCTGAGCGTCTACGCCACTGTCGCTGTCGGCGGGAGCGTGTTCGTCACCATCGGCCTCCTTGTCCTTCTGGAGTGGCAGCTGAGTGGCGTGGAGGCTCTGTTTATCTCCTCGGCCGCGGGCCTGTCTGTCGACTTTGTGGCGAATTACTGCATCTCCTACAGCCTGGCTCCTCATTCGGACAAAATCGGGAAAGTCGCGCACGCCACTAAAAAGATGGGCTGTCCCGTGGCGACCGTTTCCGCGGCGTTCTTCTTCGTGGGGGTCGCCATGCTGCCCGCCACCGTCCTGCATTTCAGGAAAACGGGcatcttcctgtttctggtgaaGTGCGTGGCGTGCGGCTTCGCCACCTTCTTCTTCCAGTCCCTGTGCTGTTTCTTCGGCCCCAGGGAAAACTGCGGCACGGTGGCGCTGCCGTGCGGCCCCACGCGGGCGGACGCCGCCCTGGCCGCTTACCCGGAGCCCTCGCCGGCTTCGGCCGCCAACGGGGCCTTCGGCAGAGCCAGGGGGGGACGGAGCCACGACAAAGAGGCGGCCGGTTACCTTTACCCCGAGCACCGGCACCAGCACCGACAGAAGCAGGCCGGGGGCGCGGGGGCGGAGCAGTACGAGCTGCAGCCGCTGGCCTATCGCCTGAGCGACAGCTTTGAGAACAGCACGTACACCAGCAAGCTGTCCAACCGGCCCTCCGTGCTCTCGAACGAGATCGAGTACTGCGGCGGCGCCGAGAATGGCACGGACAGGGAGAGCGACGAGGTGTGCGGCCATCGTTTGGGTCAGCAGCCGCCGGCCGTCCAGACCTCGTCTCCTTACAGAGGAAACAGCCTCCGCCCTGCTGGCCTGCTGCAGGAAGACCTCGCTACGGGAAGGCTGCTGTGTAAAGCCTGCATGGGCCAGTCGGTCGGGGGGAAGCAGTGGAGCAACACCTCCTGCTCCTCGACCTCGAGCATCGAGGAGACCATAATCAGCCACACAATGGAGACCACCGACCAGCCGTCCGTCTGCAAGGAGGAAAACCCCACAAAGGAGAGTCAAGGTCACGACGAagagctcctctcctcctcccagtCTCAGAGCTCCTGCGAGGGTCCGGAGGACTCCTGCGACACGTGTCTGAGCGACGCCGACGCAGGACCCTCCGCCCCGCGGCGCCCCGAGGCCGAGCTCCAGCCAGGGCGCCTCAACGGCAGGCGGGACACGCTGAGGCTGTCGCTGAAGGAGCCCGTTTACGAGGCGCGCGCCAGCCGCGGCTTGGAGGTGGTTGTACTGCCCAACAGCAAACCCGATTTGCCGGACGTCTGGATCAAGCGAGACGGGCGCCGGGAGGACGCATGCTGA